The DNA window CTGGTTGCACACTGGCAACCTGCAACCTGCAACCGGCAACCGGCAACTCATTTCATCAACCCGCGTTCCCTCATCGAGACGTAGCGATTGACTCCGATGATGATGTGATCCCGCACGCGGATTCCGAGAGTCTGTCCGGCTTCCTCGAGTTTTCTCGTGAATATCAGATCCTCGGCGGATGGAGCGGGATCACCCGAGGGGTGATTGTGAAAGACGATCACGGAGAGGGCGCCGTCGAGGAGAGCCCACCGAAGGACGTCACGGGTAGAGACGGTGGTGGCGTTGACGGTGCCGACATAGATCTCACGCTCGCGGATGATCCGGTCTCTGGTGTCGAGGTAGACCGCGCCGAGCCGTTCCTGAATGTGATGCGAGTGGGTGGCCACGAGGCGCTTCGCGAGTGTCGCGACATTCCTCAGCGACTCCCGATCCTGCGGAGTGCTGGCTGCCCTGCGACCGAGCTCGAGTGCGGCGGCGAGTCTCGAGCCCTTTGCGGGACCGACGCCGGGAATGCACGCCAGCGAGCTGACTTCCTGCCGGCTCAGCTCGCCGAGCCCGCGGGCGACCAGGTCCTGTGCGAGCGAAAGCGCGCTTCTTCCACGGATGCCGGATCCGAGCAGAATCGCGACCAGTTCCGCGTTCGAAAGCGCGGAGGGTCCGCACCGGGCGAGCCTCTCCCGTGGGCGTTCCTCGACGGCCATGTCGTGGATGGTCAGCTCAGCCATCGGCGGCTCCGAGAATGGTGTCGACGATCGGCGGGACGGCGTTGCTCGCCGTCGAACGAATCGTAAGCTGCGCGTAGCCGGTCAGAGATGTCTCGACCGGGTTGATCTCGATCGTGTAACCGCGGCACATCCACGCGAGACCGGCCGCCGGATACACCGTGGCCGAAGTGCCGATGACGATGAGAAGCTCGGCCCGCTCGACTGCGGCGGAGGCGGCGTTGAGCGTATCGAGGTCGAGAGGCTCACCGAACCAGACGACATCCGGGCGGAGAAGGCTTCCGCAGTCGCAGCGAGGAGGATTTACGTCGAATGCCTCCCTCCGATCGAATGTATTTCCCTCCGAGCAGCATCGGACCCGGAAGATGCTCCCGTGCAGA is part of the Acidobacteriota bacterium genome and encodes:
- a CDS encoding NAD-dependent deacylase — protein: MKELLERLSREKPERIVALTGAGISAESGIPTFRSAGGLWNTFKVEDLATPEAFARNPDTVWQWYESRRAQIRGVEPNAAHHALGRLGRHPRVDLTVITQNVDDLHERAGSNHVLHLHGSIFRVRCCSEGNTFDRREAFDVNPPRCDCGSLLRPDVVWFGEPLDLDTLNAASAAVERAELLIVIGTSATVYPAAGLAWMCRGYTIEINPVETSLTGYAQLTIRSTASNAVPPIVDTILGAADG
- the radC gene encoding DNA repair protein RadC; translated protein: MAELTIHDMAVEERPRERLARCGPSALSNAELVAILLGSGIRGRSALSLAQDLVARGLGELSRQEVSSLACIPGVGPAKGSRLAAALELGRRAASTPQDRESLRNVATLAKRLVATHSHHIQERLGAVYLDTRDRIIREREIYVGTVNATTVSTRDVLRWALLDGALSVIVFHNHPSGDPAPSAEDLIFTRKLEEAGQTLGIRVRDHIIIGVNRYVSMRERGLMK